A DNA window from Malus domestica chromosome 12, GDT2T_hap1 contains the following coding sequences:
- the LOC103450191 gene encoding UDP-glucuronic acid decarboxylase 1-like: protein MMKQLHKQSSLNHRRDEEIPSSLSSPYSTKAPKHPRSLPRSINYLFKEQRLLFILVGILIGSTFFILQPTLSRLGPSDPNSAATSVSRTFSTAHDLVSKATHAKVGRVPVALGQRRLRIVVTGGAGFVGSHLVDKLIDRGNDVIVIDNFFTGRKDNLVHHFGNPRFELIRHDVVEPILLEVDQIYHLACPASPVHYKYNPVKTIKTNVMGTLNMLGLAKRIGARFLLTSTSEVYGDPLEHPQKETYWGNVNPIGERSCYDEGKRTAETLAMDYHRGADVEVRIARIFNTYGPRMCLDDGRVVSNFVAQAIRKQPLTVYGDGKQTRSFQYVSDLVNGLMALMDGEHVGPFNLGNPGEFTMLELAEVVKETIDSSATIEFRPNTADDPHKRKPDISKAKELLNWEPKVSLREGLPLMVSDFQNRILNEDEGKGIN, encoded by the exons ATGATGAAGCAACTGCACAAGCAATCAAGCTTGAACCACCGACGGGACGAAGAGATCCCATCGTCCCTCAGCTCCCCCTACTCcaccaaagctcccaagcaccCCCGATCCCTCCCCAGATCCATCAACTACCTCTTCAAGGAGCAGCGCCTCCTCTTCATCCTCGTCGGCATTCTCATCGGCTCCACCTTCTTCATCCTCCAGCCCACCCTCTCCCGCCTCGGCCCCTCCGATCCCAACTCCGCCGCCACCTCCGTCTCCAGAACCTTCTCCACCGCCCACGACCTCGTCTCCAAGGCCACCCATGCCAAGGTCGGTCGCGTCCCTGTTGCGCTCGGTCAGCGGAGGCTGCGAATCGTCGTCACCGGCGGAGCTGGGTTCGTCGGGTCCCACCTCGTTGACAAGCTCATTGACAGAGGTAATGATGTCATTGTGATTGATAATTTCTTCACTGGGAGGAAGGACAATCTGGTGCACCATTTCGGGAACCCGAGGTTCGAGCTCATTAGGCACGACGTCGTCGAGCCGATTCTGCTGGAGGTGGATCAGATCTACCATTTGGCTTGTCCTGCCTCCCCTGTTCATTACAAGTATAACCCAGTCAAGACAATC AAGACCAATGTGATGGGTACTCTTAATATGTTGGGACTTGCCAAGCGAATCGGGGCGCGGTTTCTGCTCACTAGTACGAGTGAAGTTTATGGGGACCCTCTGGAGCATCCTCAGAAGGAAACTTACTGGGGAAACGTAAATCCTATAG GTGAGAGGAGTTGCTATGATGAAGGAAAGAGGACAGCAGAGACATTGGCAATGGATTATCACCGAGGTGCCGATGTTGAG GTGCGTATTGCTCGAATTTTCAACACGTACGGGCCACGTATGTGTTTAGATGATGGGCGTGTGGTTAGCAATTTTGTTGCACAG GCTATCCGCAAGCAACCATTGACTGTGTACGGTGATGGTAAACAAACACGAAGCTTTCAATATGTCTCTGATTTG GTCAATGGACTGATGGCACTGATGGATGGAGAACATGTGGGACCTTTCAACCTTGGTAATCCAGGGGAGTTCACCATGCTTGAGCTTGCTGAG GTTGTCAAAGAAACGATTGATTCAAGTGCGACAATAGAATTCAGACCAAATACTGCTGACGATCCACACAAGAGAAAGCCCGATATTAGCAAAGCCAAGGAGCTATTGAACTGGGAGCCCAAAGTCTCGCTGAGGGAAGGACTGCCTCTAATGGTGAGTGATTTCCAGAATCGCATTTTAAATGAAGATGAAGGAAAGGGGATTAACTAA
- the LOC103423409 gene encoding protein SODIUM POTASSIUM ROOT DEFECTIVE 1-like, with product MKMKGIDIFCASQASTAICMNMDHQASSSIVQLGGRALDRHNPIIQDARRSTSSRTLPIAPCSSQSPINPKAYHQLPKNKKKATSSSLRPSTKSSSKENDQKRKSTSNIFHGKLDENVKKFSSVLSESVVRKSSANPIDLITPPGSSRSLLSDTVIFDGLSDYDPVLALVPVGQKKNAVKIITENKSTTSSIGSSSSSLTKDKKPPTPPPLPPPSSQVVVLMVSLHCKGCVGKLRKHLSRMEGVTSFNIDFAAKKVTVTGDVTPLSVLASVSKVKNAQFWPTVSSASPASPPCPTKLEAKK from the exons ATGAAGATGAAAGGCATAGACATATTCTGTGCATCCCAAGCTTCAACAGCCATATGCATGAACATGGATCATCAAGCATCCTCCTCCATCGTACAACTCGGCGGCCGAGCCCTCGACCGCCACAACCCCATCATCCaagatgcaagaagaagcaCAAGCTCCAGAACCCTTCCCATTgctccatgctcttcccaatcccCCATCAACCCCAAGGCCTACCACCAACTCccaaagaacaagaaaaaagCAACCTCCTCGTCACTTAGACCAAGTACCAAGAGCtcctcaaaagaaaatgatcagAAGAGGAAGAGTACTAGTAATATTTTTCATGGAAAGTTGGATGAAAATGTTAAGAAGTTTTCTTCTGTTCTAAGTGAGAGTGTTGTTAGGAAGAGCTCTGCCAACCCTATCGATCTTATTACTCCTCCTGGCTCCTCGAGATCCCTTTTGAGTGATACTGTGATCTTTGATGGGTTATCGGATTACGATCCGGTTTTGGCATTGGTTCCGGTTGGGCAGAAAAAGAATGCAGTGAAAATAATCACAGAAAATAAATCTACTACCTCTTCAATTGGCTCTTCTTCCTCATCTCTGACAAAAGACAAAAAACCACCAACGCCACCGCCACTGCCACCGCCTTCCAGCCAG GTTGTTGTATTGATGGTGTCCCTTCACTGCAAAGGGTGTGTAGGAAAACTGAGAAAACATCTATCCAGAATGGAAG GGGTGACATCATTCAACATAGACTTCGCAGCAAAGAAGGTGACAGTCACTGGAGATGTAACCCCATTGAGTGTCCTTGCCAGTGTCTCAAAGGTGAAGAACGCTCAGTTTTGGCCTACTGTGTCATCAGCATCACCTGCCTCTCCACCTTGTCCTACCAAACTAGAGGCCAAGAAATAA